From Coffea arabica cultivar ET-39 chromosome 9c, Coffea Arabica ET-39 HiFi, whole genome shotgun sequence, one genomic window encodes:
- the LOC113708933 gene encoding tobamovirus multiplication protein 1 isoform X2 yields the protein MFEFVVGSCYPDALVGVYVGLLSVDGLLAVIAFTQLLRIHSRNSRIGWTRQKVFHLMIGSSNAGCFVYIVLTLVAACKDWACWSDSCGFITMACPQIIFLAAFLLLLSFWVDLCHQSNDEDDEDDGYNPREALLEKMNKENAAVHSGRKCCSFRAVHVGSHQKIVILVYVDLFAVAVFSLGGALACYGLVLFLKMSKVRSERVASEKWKVAGLAIVSVVCFTSYALVALFTNIPLLYNWNQETIRGIYTSVLLVFYYFLGSSIPSAFLLWMMRELPAPLVINREQESRTIAFISDSSVTVHPQRWTTTASLQNQVSRASPI from the exons atgtttgaattTGTAGTGGGAAGTTGCTATCCAGATGCTTTGGTCGGAGTTTATGTGGGATTGCTTTCTGTTGATGGACTTCTTGCTGTAATTGCATTTACTCAG TTATTGAGGATTCATTCAAGAAATTCGAGAATCGGCTGGACTCGTCAGAAA GTTTTTCATCTAATGATTGGGTCCTCTAATGCAG GTTGTTTTGTTTACATTGTATTGACTCTTGTTGCTGCTTGCAAGGATTGGGCTTGCTGGTCAGATTCATGTGGTTTCATCACTATGG CTTGCCCTCAAATTATATTTTTGGCTGCATTTCTTCTGCTTCTTTCATTCTG GGTTGACCTATGCCACCAGTCTAATGACGAGGATGACGAAGATGATGGATACAATCCACGGGAAGCTCTGTTGGAAAagatgaataaagaaaatgcagctgTTCATAGTGGGAGAAAATGTTGCTCTTTTCGAGCAGTTCATGTTGGTAGCCACCAAAAAATTGTGATTCTG GTCTATGTAGATCTTTTCGCTGTTGCAGTTTTTTCCCTTGGAGGAGCATTGGCATGTTATG GCCTTGTATTGTTCCTGAAAATGAGCAAAGTTAGATCTGAAAGAGTCGCTTCAGAGAAATGGAAG GTTGCTGGACTGGCTATTGTCTCTGTTGTATGCTTTACTTCATACGCTCTCGTTGCACTATTTACAAATATACCT CTTCTTTACAACTGGAATCAAGAGACAATTAGGGGCATTTATACCTCTGTTCTTCTGGTTTTCTATTACTTTTTAG GTTCATCTATACCGTCTGCATTTTTATTGTGGATGATGAGAGAGTTACCAGCTCCGCTTGTAATTAATAGAGAGCAAGAATCAAGAACAATTGCTTTCATTAGTGATAGCTCAGTAACAGTGCATCCCCAGCGCTGGACGACGACAGCCAGTTTGCAGAATCAG GTATCAAGAGCAAGCCCTATATGA
- the LOC113708933 gene encoding tobamovirus multiplication protein 1 isoform X1 — MFEFVVGSCYPDALVGVYVGLLSVDGLLAVIAFTQLLRIHSRNSRIGWTRQKVFHLMIGSSNAGCFVYIVLTLVAACKDWACWSDSCGFITMACPQIIFLAAFLLLLSFWVDLCHQSNDEDDEDDGYNPREALLEKMNKENAAVHSGRKCCSFRAVHVGSHQKIVILVIVLIFALMAVSAVLIWIGKGKNSLNSSVVARVYVDLFAVAVFSLGGALACYGLVLFLKMSKVRSERVASEKWKVAGLAIVSVVCFTSYALVALFTNIPLLYNWNQETIRGIYTSVLLVFYYFLGSSIPSAFLLWMMRELPAPLVINREQESRTIAFISDSSVTVHPQRWTTTASLQNQVSRASPI, encoded by the exons atgtttgaattTGTAGTGGGAAGTTGCTATCCAGATGCTTTGGTCGGAGTTTATGTGGGATTGCTTTCTGTTGATGGACTTCTTGCTGTAATTGCATTTACTCAG TTATTGAGGATTCATTCAAGAAATTCGAGAATCGGCTGGACTCGTCAGAAA GTTTTTCATCTAATGATTGGGTCCTCTAATGCAG GTTGTTTTGTTTACATTGTATTGACTCTTGTTGCTGCTTGCAAGGATTGGGCTTGCTGGTCAGATTCATGTGGTTTCATCACTATGG CTTGCCCTCAAATTATATTTTTGGCTGCATTTCTTCTGCTTCTTTCATTCTG GGTTGACCTATGCCACCAGTCTAATGACGAGGATGACGAAGATGATGGATACAATCCACGGGAAGCTCTGTTGGAAAagatgaataaagaaaatgcagctgTTCATAGTGGGAGAAAATGTTGCTCTTTTCGAGCAGTTCATGTTGGTAGCCACCAAAAAATTGTGATTCTG GTCATTGTGCTAATTTTTGCACTAATGGCTGTATCTGCTGTCCTAATATGGATTGGGAAGGGCAAAAATTCTTTAAATTCATCCGTGGTTGCTCGG GTCTATGTAGATCTTTTCGCTGTTGCAGTTTTTTCCCTTGGAGGAGCATTGGCATGTTATG GCCTTGTATTGTTCCTGAAAATGAGCAAAGTTAGATCTGAAAGAGTCGCTTCAGAGAAATGGAAG GTTGCTGGACTGGCTATTGTCTCTGTTGTATGCTTTACTTCATACGCTCTCGTTGCACTATTTACAAATATACCT CTTCTTTACAACTGGAATCAAGAGACAATTAGGGGCATTTATACCTCTGTTCTTCTGGTTTTCTATTACTTTTTAG GTTCATCTATACCGTCTGCATTTTTATTGTGGATGATGAGAGAGTTACCAGCTCCGCTTGTAATTAATAGAGAGCAAGAATCAAGAACAATTGCTTTCATTAGTGATAGCTCAGTAACAGTGCATCCCCAGCGCTGGACGACGACAGCCAGTTTGCAGAATCAG GTATCAAGAGCAAGCCCTATATGA